Proteins encoded by one window of Superficieibacter sp. HKU1:
- a CDS encoding LysR family transcriptional regulator — MDKIQQLQLFVRIVEGGSFLQAAQELGIARSTATNAIKQLEQETGAQLLARTTRAVKPTPEGEEFHRRARAVLGDIEDTWTAFRNATPGGHLRINASGLLTRTFLVPRLPDFLRQYPDIVITFGQTDRFVNLVREGIDCVIRVGVPEDSSLRLRRLGHLPEITCASPAYLAAYGTPHSLDDLAAHKMIGFVSSQSGEVMPLNFIRDGRTESRRLPSRVMTDNSDTAAALAAQGLGLIQAPRYRFEEQLRRGELVEVLAAYPPGALQVNAIYAGERRASRRLDVFLNWVSDIFAEAL, encoded by the coding sequence TTGGACAAGATTCAGCAGTTACAGCTTTTCGTGCGCATTGTGGAAGGGGGCAGCTTTTTGCAGGCGGCGCAGGAGCTGGGGATTGCCCGCTCCACCGCCACCAATGCCATCAAGCAACTGGAGCAGGAAACGGGCGCACAATTACTGGCGCGTACCACGCGTGCGGTAAAACCGACGCCGGAGGGTGAAGAATTTCATCGCCGTGCCCGGGCGGTGCTGGGAGATATTGAAGATACCTGGACTGCGTTTCGCAACGCAACGCCGGGCGGTCATCTGCGCATCAACGCCTCCGGCCTGCTGACGCGCACGTTTCTGGTCCCGCGCCTGCCTGACTTTCTTCGTCAGTATCCGGATATCGTCATTACCTTTGGGCAAACGGATCGTTTTGTTAACCTGGTGCGTGAAGGAATTGACTGCGTGATCCGGGTTGGCGTACCGGAAGACAGCAGTCTGCGGCTGCGGCGACTGGGCCATCTGCCGGAAATCACCTGCGCCAGCCCGGCCTATCTTGCGGCATACGGCACACCGCACAGTCTGGACGATCTGGCGGCGCACAAAATGATCGGCTTTGTGTCATCGCAGAGCGGGGAAGTGATGCCGCTGAATTTTATCCGCGATGGCCGCACGGAATCGCGACGTTTGCCATCCCGGGTGATGACCGATAATTCCGATACCGCCGCCGCGCTGGCAGCGCAGGGACTGGGGCTGATTCAGGCTCCGCGTTACCGCTTTGAAGAACAATTAAGGCGCGGCGAACTGGTGGAAGTGCTTGCTGCTTATCCACCGGGTGCCTTACAAGTTAACGCCATCTATGCCGGTGAGCGGCGGGCTTCGCGGCGTCTGGACGTGTTCCTGAACTGGGTCAGCGATATCTTTGCTGAGGCGTTATGA
- a CDS encoding SDR family oxidoreductase → MQNTKVAIVTGASRGIGAEIARGLAADGIAVIVNYSRSSEQADAVVAAISAAGGKAHAVQANIADADAAQTLFTAAENTFGKVDILVNNAGIMELSAISATDDDSFERQIAINLTAPFRLMREATKRLSEGGRIINFSSSVVGLYQPQYGVYAATKAAVEALTHILPKELGSRGITVNAIAPGPVATDLFLNGKSDELVERIKNMNPLGRLGEPQDIMQVVRFLVSQESGWINGQVIRVNGGVI, encoded by the coding sequence ATGCAGAATACAAAAGTCGCCATTGTGACGGGCGCGTCTCGCGGGATTGGCGCTGAAATTGCTCGCGGCCTTGCGGCTGATGGGATCGCGGTCATCGTTAACTATTCGCGCAGCAGCGAACAGGCGGATGCTGTTGTGGCCGCGATTAGTGCCGCAGGCGGCAAAGCACATGCCGTGCAGGCCAACATTGCCGACGCTGACGCGGCGCAAACGCTGTTCACTGCCGCGGAAAACACCTTTGGCAAGGTTGATATTCTGGTCAACAATGCGGGCATCATGGAACTCTCTGCGATTTCGGCCACTGACGACGACAGCTTTGAGCGCCAGATTGCCATCAACCTGACCGCGCCGTTTCGCCTGATGCGGGAAGCCACAAAACGCCTTTCCGAAGGTGGCCGGATTATTAACTTTTCCTCCAGCGTGGTGGGGCTGTACCAGCCGCAGTACGGCGTTTATGCCGCAACTAAAGCCGCCGTCGAAGCCCTGACCCATATTCTGCCCAAAGAGCTGGGATCGCGTGGCATCACGGTTAATGCGATTGCCCCCGGCCCGGTGGCAACGGATCTTTTCCTTAATGGCAAAAGCGACGAGCTGGTTGAGCGTATCAAAAATATGAACCCGCTGGGCCGCCTCGGCGAACCGCAGGACATCATGCAGGTAGTGCGTTTTCTGGTCAGTCAGGAAAGCGGCTGGATCAACGGTCAGGTTATTCGCGTCAACGGTGGCGTGATCTAA